The stretch of DNA AACACCACACAGGAGTTGCCTCCCGTAATGGCAGGCAACATCACCGAAAGCAGGCCCGTGAGAGCCGTTTCTTCATCTGCTATAATAGCCACCACACCGGTGGGCTCACAAAGGGAAAAATTAAAATATGAGGCATTTACCGGATTCACACTGCTGAAGACCTGTTGATACTTATCAGCCCAGCCGGCATAGTAAACCACCCTGTCAATGGAGATGCCCATTTCGCGCGTAGCCGCTTCTACCGAATGCCCCTGCTGAATCATTTCTGCAACAAACTGCGCACTGCGACCTTCCAGCATTTCGGCAATGCGATAAATAATCTGTCCGCGGTGAAAGGCCGTCAAAGCTGACCATTTTTCAAAAGCTTTCCTTGCCGCAACCACAGCATCACGGAAATCTTTTCTGGTGCACCGGCAGATGTTGGCAATGGTGTTGCCCTTTTTATCTTTCAGCTTATAGTAACGGCCTGATTCAGTGCGGGGAAATTTTCCGTCAATATAAATTTTATATGTCTTTTGCACCTGCAGTCGCCCAGCAGTAGGCGCCTTACCGTTCTCCTTCAGCGGAGCAAGCAGGTCGGCATGTATGCCCGCTTTTCTTGCAATGGATTTGCTGTCGTTGGATTTTGACATACTTCAAATTTAATCATTCTCACGCTGGTTGGTCCGGGATTCCAATGATGACGACACTGGTTTCTGTGCATTGCTGCTCTTTTTCTCCGTGCCGAAATATTTCATGTAATAAATACCTGTGCCGGGAATGCGGAAACTCACAAATCGCTTACCCCCGGGGCTGACTCCTATGCGGAATCCCAATATGCCTACACTTGCACCCATCCCATTTTGAGTAACCGAAGTACGTACCGGACCGGCTTGGAACCATTTTTTAAAAGTCCATCCCATAACACAACGGTTTTTAATGCATAAGATAAACCGTCATTCTGAGTGCATCGGATACATCCTTATATCTGCTCACTGTCGATTTTAGTGTTCTCAGTTCAAATCAATATAGGCACTCAGCCCATGCAAACCACCTTCACGGCCCATTCCGCTTTCTTTGTATCCTCCAAAAGGCGATGTGGGGTCAAACTTGTTATAGGTATTTGCCCAAATGACCCCTGAACGAATTTTGGAGGAGACTTTGAATATTTTGGAGCCCTTATCGGTCCATACACCTCCTGAAAGTCCATAGGGTGTGTTATTAGCCTTTTCAATAGCCTCCTCTACAGTTCTGAAAGTTTGCACGGCTAGCACAGGCCCGAAAATTTCGTCCTGCACGATGCGATGCGACTGGGAGCAGTTTAAAAACAACGTGGGACGGCACCAGTACCCTTTTTGCGGCACAGGACATGAGGTCTGATACATTTCGGCTCCCTCCTGTTTGCCGATGTGCAGGTATTGCTGAATCTTTTCCAGCTGTGCTTTTGAATTGATAGCCCCGATGTCGGTGTTTTTGTCCAGCGGATTACCGACAATGAGCGTTTCCATGCGGTCTTTCAATTTGCGAATAAGTTTTTCATAAATGCTTTCCTGAACAAACAGACGCGAGCCGGCACAGCACACATGGCCCTGGTTAAAGAAGATGCCATTGATAATACCTTCCACAGCCTGATCGAGTGGGGCATCCTCAAACACTATGTTGGCTGCCTTACCGCCCAGCTCCAAAGTGTATTTTTTTCCTGTGCCCGCAAGGGTGCGTTGAATGGTTTTGCCTACTTCTGTGCTACCGGTGAAAGCAATTTTATCCACATCGGGATGCTGCACAAGAGCAGCGCCTGTTTTACCTGCTCCGGTAACGATATTAACTACTCCGGGAGGCAACCCCGCATCCTGAATCAGTTCGGCCAGTTTAAGAGCTGTAAGGGGCGTTGTTTCGGCTGGCTTCAGCACTACGGTGTTGCCTGTGGCAAGGGCCGGAGCAATTTTCCATGCAGCCATTAGCAGAGGAAAATTCCACGGTATAATCTGCCCGGCCACACCCAGAGGTTTGGGTTTTCTGCCGGGAAAAGCATAGCGGAGCTTGTCAGCCCAGCCTGCGTAGTAGAAAAAGTGTGCAGCCGCCAGAGGCACATCTACAGTCCGCGATTCGCGTATGGGCTTGCCCCCATCCAATGACTCAATCACCGCAAACTCACGTGCCCGCTCCTGTATGAGTCGTGCAATACGATAGATATACTTGCCCCGCTCAGAAGGATCCATTACGGACCACACATTTTCGTATGCCTTTCGGGCTGCGCGTACAGCACGATCTACATCGTCAGCCGTAGCCTCGGCTACTTCAGCAATCTTTTCTTCAGTAGCAGGGTTTATCGTTTCAAAATATTTTCCTTTTTCCGGCTCAACGAATTTTCCGTTGATAAAAAGGTTGTAGCGCTCTCTGAGTTCTATATGTTCAGTACCTTCCGGAGCAGGAGCATAGCTCCAGCCTGCGTCAAAGGAAAGTGCATACGTTTTGGCCCTGGTAGTCTTGGATGACATGAGTTTGTTTTTAGTGTTCAGATCAGCATGTGATACATTCAATGAGGTTATCAGTCCACAGAGAAATAGTCTGCACTTTGATAGCGACCGGTTTCTTCCTTCATAATCTGCATAAGTATATCATTGGCCAGCCTGCTTGCACCGAAACGGAAATAATCGGGCGTAAGCCAGCCTGCACCGAGGGTTTCCTTGACCATTACCAGATACTGGAGTGCTTGTTTGGCAGCAGAAATCCCGCCTGCGGGCTTCATGCCTACTTTGCGTCCGGTTTCATAATAAAAATCCCGGATGGCCTCCAGCATAACCAGGGTAACGGGCATGGTGGCAGCCGGCTGTATTTTCCCCGTTGATGTTTTAATAAAATCAGCCCCGGCCCGCATGGCAATTTCACTTGCTTTGCGCACGTTGTCCAGGGTACTCAGCTCTCCGGTCTCCAGTATCACCTTCAGATGAGCCTGGCCACAGGCTTCTTTCACTGCGGCAATTTCATCAAAAACGTAGTTGTATTCACCTTGCAGAAACTTGCCTCTTGAAATGACCATGTCAATTTCATCGGCTCCTTCCTTGACGGCAAAGCGGGTATCGGCCAGCTTCACACTAAGGGGAGCAAGCCCCGAAGGAAAAGCAGTGGCCACAGCGGCAACTTTTATGTTACTGCCGGCCAATGCTTTTTTCGCCACACGTACCAAAGTAGGATATACACATACAGCTGCTACCGTTGGCAAACCCGGCAGTTCGTCATGTAAATGCATGGCTTTATAACAAAGCTGCCTTACTTTTCCCTCACTATCTTTACCTTCCAGGGTTGTAAGATCAATCATGCTCAAAGCAAGCCGCAGGCCTGCCACTTTAGATTCTTTTTTGATGCTGCGTGCACACAGGCGGGCTACCCGCTCTTCCACACCTATCTGGTCAATGGTCGTATCGCTGAATAATTGTACCTTGGTTCCCATATTAAATGAAAGTTAACGAGAATAGCATAAATGGCAAAACTTAC from Chitinophagales bacterium encodes:
- the deoC gene encoding 2-deoxyribose-5-phosphate aldolase, encoding MGTKVQLFSDTTIDQIGVEERVARLCARSIKKESKVAGLRLALSMIDLTTLEGKDSEGKVRQLCYKAMHLHDELPGLPTVAAVCVYPTLVRVAKKALAGSNIKVAAVATAFPSGLAPLSVKLADTRFAVKEGADEIDMVISRGKFLQGEYNYVFDEIAAVKEACGQAHLKVILETGELSTLDNVRKASEIAMRAGADFIKTSTGKIQPAATMPVTLVMLEAIRDFYYETGRKVGMKPAGGISAAKQALQYLVMVKETLGAGWLTPDYFRFGASRLANDILMQIMKEETGRYQSADYFSVD
- a CDS encoding aldehyde dehydrogenase; amino-acid sequence: MSKSNDSKSIARKAGIHADLLAPLKENGKAPTAGRLQVQKTYKIYIDGKFPRTESGRYYKLKDKKGNTIANICRCTRKDFRDAVVAARKAFEKWSALTAFHRGQIIYRIAEMLEGRSAQFVAEMIQQGHSVEAATREMGISIDRVVYYAGWADKYQQVFSSVNPVNASYFNFSLCEPTGVVAIIADEETALTGLLSVMLPAITGGNSCVVLASQSYPMTAVTLAEVLHASDVPAGVVNILTGLRKELLPHFASHMDVNAIVYCGESQPDIKMVQEAAAFNVKRAVIYHHKDWLQPASQGPYFILDTQEIKTTWHPVGI
- a CDS encoding betaine-aldehyde dehydrogenase: MSSKTTRAKTYALSFDAGWSYAPAPEGTEHIELRERYNLFINGKFVEPEKGKYFETINPATEEKIAEVAEATADDVDRAVRAARKAYENVWSVMDPSERGKYIYRIARLIQERAREFAVIESLDGGKPIRESRTVDVPLAAAHFFYYAGWADKLRYAFPGRKPKPLGVAGQIIPWNFPLLMAAWKIAPALATGNTVVLKPAETTPLTALKLAELIQDAGLPPGVVNIVTGAGKTGAALVQHPDVDKIAFTGSTEVGKTIQRTLAGTGKKYTLELGGKAANIVFEDAPLDQAVEGIINGIFFNQGHVCCAGSRLFVQESIYEKLIRKLKDRMETLIVGNPLDKNTDIGAINSKAQLEKIQQYLHIGKQEGAEMYQTSCPVPQKGYWCRPTLFLNCSQSHRIVQDEIFGPVLAVQTFRTVEEAIEKANNTPYGLSGGVWTDKGSKIFKVSSKIRSGVIWANTYNKFDPTSPFGGYKESGMGREGGLHGLSAYIDLN